In the Oryzihumus leptocrescens genome, one interval contains:
- a CDS encoding SDR family NAD(P)-dependent oxidoreductase: MPVAVITGASRGLGRATATALSRLGWSVVVDARSAADLAALERELPGGTLTALAGDVTDPGHRAALAAAVEAQGRLDLLVNNASLLGPSPQPPLASYPLDVLARVYAVDVLAPLALTQLLLPALTASRGALVNVSSDAAVEAYEGWGGYGSAKAALDHLSAVLAAERPDLAVYAFDPGDMRTTMHQEAFPGEDISDRPEPETVVPALLRLVTERPPSGRYRAVELLTGVTAVTA, translated from the coding sequence ATGCCTGTCGCCGTCATCACCGGCGCATCCCGCGGCCTCGGCCGCGCCACGGCCACCGCGCTGAGCCGCCTCGGCTGGAGCGTCGTCGTCGACGCCCGGTCCGCCGCCGACCTCGCCGCCCTGGAGCGGGAGCTGCCCGGCGGCACGCTGACCGCCCTCGCCGGCGACGTCACCGACCCCGGCCACCGTGCAGCGCTGGCCGCCGCGGTCGAGGCTCAAGGCCGGCTCGACCTGCTGGTCAACAACGCCAGCCTGCTCGGGCCCAGCCCGCAGCCGCCGCTGGCGAGCTACCCCCTCGACGTGCTCGCCCGCGTGTACGCCGTGGACGTCCTCGCCCCGCTGGCCCTGACCCAGCTGCTCCTGCCGGCCCTGACGGCGAGCCGGGGGGCGCTCGTCAACGTCAGCTCGGACGCGGCGGTGGAGGCCTACGAGGGCTGGGGCGGCTACGGCTCGGCCAAGGCGGCGCTCGACCACCTCAGCGCGGTGCTCGCTGCCGAGCGGCCCGACCTCGCGGTCTACGCCTTCGACCCCGGCGACATGCGTACGACCATGCACCAGGAGGCCTTCCCGGGCGAGGACATCAGCGACCGGCCCGAGCCCGAGACGGTCGTGCCGGCGCTGTTGCGCCTGGTCACCGAGCGCCCGCCGAGCGGGCGCTACCGCGCGGTCGAGCTGCTCACCGGCGTCACGGCGGTGACGGCGTGA
- the purM gene encoding phosphoribosylformylglycinamidine cyclo-ligase encodes MTTPSTPITYAGAGVDVEAGDKAVELMKASVRRAQRPEVLGGLGGFAGMFDASALKGMARPVLATSTDGVGTKVAIAQRMDKHDTIGFDLVGMVVDDIVVCGAEPLFMTDYIATGRVVPERIAAIVSGIAAACEVAGTALVGGETAEHPGLLGPEEYDVAGAATGVVEHDDVLGPQRVRAGDAVVALASSGLHSNGYSLVRAVFDRAGWALDRHVEELSRTLGEELLEPTRVYARDLLALIRTPGLDVHALSHVTGGGLAANLARVLPQGTFARLDRGSWTPPAVFTLVQQLGQVPVADVERTLNMGVGFVAVLPAEQADLAVRTAQASGLPAWVLGEVSDRATAVVQDGVEVVHGAKGVDGGAVQVVGTHPA; translated from the coding sequence ATGACCACCCCGAGCACCCCCATCACCTACGCCGGGGCCGGCGTCGACGTCGAGGCCGGCGACAAGGCGGTCGAGCTGATGAAGGCCTCGGTCCGGCGGGCGCAGCGCCCGGAGGTGCTCGGCGGCCTCGGCGGCTTCGCCGGGATGTTCGACGCGTCGGCGCTCAAGGGCATGGCCCGGCCGGTGCTCGCCACCTCCACCGACGGCGTCGGCACCAAGGTCGCCATCGCCCAGCGGATGGACAAGCACGACACGATCGGCTTCGACCTGGTCGGCATGGTCGTCGACGACATCGTCGTGTGCGGGGCCGAGCCGCTGTTCATGACCGACTACATCGCCACCGGCCGGGTGGTCCCCGAGCGGATCGCGGCCATCGTCTCCGGCATCGCCGCCGCCTGCGAGGTGGCGGGCACCGCCCTGGTCGGCGGCGAGACCGCGGAGCACCCCGGCCTGCTCGGGCCGGAGGAGTACGACGTGGCCGGCGCCGCGACCGGGGTCGTGGAGCACGACGACGTGCTGGGCCCGCAGCGGGTCCGGGCCGGCGACGCCGTCGTCGCGCTGGCCTCCTCGGGCCTGCACTCCAACGGCTACTCGCTGGTGCGCGCGGTCTTCGACCGGGCGGGCTGGGCGCTGGACCGCCACGTCGAGGAGCTCAGCCGCACCCTCGGCGAGGAGCTGCTCGAGCCCACCCGCGTCTACGCCCGCGACCTGCTCGCCCTGATCCGCACCCCGGGGCTGGACGTGCACGCCCTGAGCCACGTCACCGGCGGCGGCCTGGCGGCCAACCTGGCCCGGGTGCTGCCGCAGGGCACCTTCGCCCGGCTGGACCGCGGCTCGTGGACGCCGCCGGCGGTCTTCACGCTGGTACAGCAGCTCGGACAGGTGCCGGTTGCCGACGTGGAGCGCACGCTCAACATGGGCGTCGGCTTCGTGGCGGTGCTGCCGGCGGAGCAGGCCGACCTCGCCGTGCGCACGGCGCAGGCGTCCGGCCTGCCGGCCTGGGTGCTCGGCGAGGTCAGCGACCGCGCGACCGCGGTGGTGCAGGACGGCGTCGAGGTCGTCCACGGGGCCAAGGGCGTCGACGGTGGCGCGGTCCAGGTCGTGGGGACGCACCCGGCCTGA
- a CDS encoding S-adenosylmethionine:tRNA ribosyltransferase-isomerase: MSLAAEPELVFSVPEGALATEPPEARGLRRDEVRLLVADGCGLSHARFHDLGRFLRAGDVLVVNTSATLPAALPARRGLVEITVHFAAEPQVGTWLVELRPGPRADGPLRDGREGERLDLPDGGVLRLLAPYPDPLAEQPRIWRARVSLPLPTDEFLVAHGAPIAYAYVPGAWPISAYQTVFARDPGSAEMPSAGRPFSAELVSDLVAAGVLIAPVTLHTGVSSLEPGEGPLPERYAVPEGSAALVNLARARGGRVVAVGTTATRALETVAAPDGTVAAGAGWTDLVLGPDRPARAVDGVVSGWHQPGASHLLLLEAVAGPDVVRRAYAEAVRERYLWHEFGDSALLLSEGACGELGS; the protein is encoded by the coding sequence GTGAGCCTGGCGGCCGAGCCCGAGCTGGTCTTCAGCGTGCCGGAGGGGGCTCTGGCCACCGAGCCGCCGGAGGCGCGCGGGCTGCGCCGTGACGAGGTGCGCCTGCTGGTCGCTGACGGCTGCGGACTCAGCCATGCGCGCTTCCACGACCTGGGCCGGTTCCTGCGCGCCGGGGACGTGCTGGTGGTCAACACCTCGGCGACGTTGCCGGCGGCGCTGCCGGCGCGGCGCGGCCTGGTCGAGATCACGGTGCACTTCGCGGCCGAGCCGCAGGTCGGGACGTGGCTGGTCGAGCTGCGGCCCGGTCCCCGGGCGGACGGCCCGCTGCGTGACGGGCGAGAGGGCGAGCGCCTCGACCTGCCGGACGGTGGCGTGCTGCGGCTGCTGGCGCCCTACCCCGACCCGCTGGCCGAACAGCCCCGGATCTGGCGGGCCAGGGTGAGCCTGCCGCTGCCCACCGACGAGTTCCTCGTCGCCCACGGGGCGCCGATCGCGTACGCCTACGTGCCGGGCGCCTGGCCGATCTCGGCCTACCAGACGGTGTTCGCCCGCGACCCCGGCAGCGCCGAGATGCCCAGCGCGGGCCGGCCGTTCAGCGCCGAGCTCGTCTCGGACCTCGTCGCGGCGGGGGTGCTCATCGCCCCGGTCACGCTGCACACCGGGGTCTCCTCGCTGGAGCCGGGCGAGGGCCCGCTGCCCGAGCGGTATGCCGTGCCCGAGGGCTCTGCGGCGCTGGTCAACCTCGCCCGCGCCAGGGGTGGCCGGGTCGTCGCCGTGGGCACCACCGCCACCCGGGCGCTGGAGACCGTCGCCGCGCCGGACGGCACCGTGGCGGCGGGCGCGGGCTGGACCGACCTCGTGCTCGGGCCGGACCGGCCGGCGCGCGCCGTCGACGGGGTCGTCAGCGGTTGGCACCAGCCGGGCGCCTCGCACCTGCTGCTGCTCGAGGCGGTCGCCGGGCCGGACGTGGTGCGCCGGGCGTATGCCGAGGCGGTGCGGGAGCGCTACCTGTGGCACGAGTTCGGCGACAGCGCCCTGCTCCTGAGCGAGGGCGCCTGCGGCGAGCTCGGCTCCTGA
- a CDS encoding BldC family transcriptional regulator, protein MTARHLDAENLLTPAEVAALFRVDPKTVTRWAKAGKLNSIRTLGGHRRYRESEVRALLERANMAAEHQPGVA, encoded by the coding sequence ATGACCGCGAGACACCTCGACGCCGAGAACTTGCTGACTCCGGCTGAGGTTGCTGCGCTCTTCCGCGTCGACCCCAAGACCGTGACGCGCTGGGCCAAGGCCGGCAAGCTGAACTCGATCCGGACTCTTGGCGGCCACCGGCGTTACCGCGAGTCCGAGGTCCGTGCCCTGCTCGAGCGCGCCAACATGGCGGCCGAGCACCAGCCCGGCGTCGCCTGA
- a CDS encoding Glu/Leu/Phe/Val dehydrogenase dimerization domain-containing protein, producing MTASPVVPPSPDHAEDRHEQVVFCHDKATGLRAIIGIYSTALGPALGGTRFYPYASEEDALADVLRLSRGMAYKNAVAGLDLGGGKAVIIGDPAKDKTEALLRAYGRFVESLGGRYVTACDVGTYVADMDVVGKETRFATGRSEANGGAGDSSVLTAWGVFQGMRASAQHVWGTPSLHGRTVGVAGVGKVGRILTGHLLEDGAHVVSTDVNPAALEALRVLHPQVDVVDDVESLVRSDIDIYAPCALGGALDDLTVDVLSAQIVCGAANNQLVTEGPGGSADRMLKRGITYAPDFLVNAGGVIQVSDELHGFNFERAKQRATGIFEATASVLRMAEQEGTSPAVAADRIAERRMATVGNPSRIWLPSGR from the coding sequence GTGACCGCGTCACCCGTCGTACCGCCCTCGCCCGACCACGCCGAGGACCGCCACGAGCAGGTCGTGTTCTGCCACGACAAGGCTACCGGCCTGCGCGCCATCATCGGCATCTACAGCACCGCGCTCGGCCCGGCGCTCGGCGGCACCCGGTTCTACCCCTACGCCAGCGAGGAGGACGCACTCGCCGACGTGCTGCGCCTGTCCCGGGGGATGGCCTACAAGAACGCCGTGGCCGGCCTGGACCTCGGCGGCGGCAAGGCGGTCATCATCGGTGACCCCGCGAAGGACAAGACCGAGGCGCTGCTGCGGGCCTACGGCCGCTTCGTCGAGAGCCTCGGCGGGCGCTACGTCACCGCCTGCGACGTGGGCACCTACGTGGCCGACATGGACGTCGTCGGCAAGGAGACCCGCTTCGCGACCGGCCGCAGCGAGGCCAACGGCGGCGCCGGCGACTCCTCGGTGCTCACCGCCTGGGGTGTCTTCCAGGGCATGCGCGCCAGCGCCCAGCACGTGTGGGGCACCCCCAGCCTGCACGGCCGCACGGTCGGCGTCGCCGGCGTGGGCAAGGTCGGGCGCATCCTCACCGGCCACCTGCTCGAGGACGGCGCCCACGTGGTCTCCACCGACGTCAACCCGGCCGCCCTGGAGGCGCTGCGCGTGCTCCACCCGCAGGTCGACGTGGTCGACGACGTGGAGTCCCTCGTCCGCTCCGACATCGACATCTACGCCCCGTGCGCGCTCGGCGGCGCCCTCGACGACCTGACCGTCGACGTCCTGTCCGCCCAGATCGTCTGCGGCGCGGCCAACAACCAGCTCGTCACCGAGGGCCCCGGCGGCAGCGCCGACCGGATGCTCAAGCGCGGCATCACCTACGCCCCCGACTTCCTGGTCAACGCCGGCGGCGTCATCCAGGTCAGCGACGAGCTGCACGGCTTCAACTTCGAGCGGGCCAAGCAGCGCGCCACCGGCATCTTCGAGGCGACCGCCTCGGTGCTGCGGATGGCCGAGCAGGAGGGCACCTCCCCGGCCGTGGCCGCCGACCGGATCGCCGAGCGGCGCATGGCGACCGTCGGCAACCCGTCCCGGATCTGGCTGCCGAGCGGTCGCTGA
- the purF gene encoding amidophosphoribosyltransferase — translation MARGDGHLSHDLLPGEKGPQDACGVFGVWAPGEDVAKLTYFGLYALQHRGQESAGIATSDGKRVLVYKDMGLVSQVFDETSLGSLKGHLAVGHCRYSTTGGSTWENAQPTLGGTDQGTVALAHNGNLINSAELRDLLQERSGQGFSGHLGGELRRGNTTDTALVTALLTDDPDRSLEAAALDVLPRLRGAFCFVFMDEQTLYAARDPQGIRPLVLGRLERGWVVASETAALDIVGASVIREVEPGELITIDAEGLRSRRFAEPEPKGCVFEYVYLARPDTTINGRGVHEARVEMGRQLAREHPVEADMVMPTPESGTPAAIGYAQESGIPYGQGLVKNSYVGRTFIAPSQTIRQLGIRLKLNPLREVIRGKRLVVVDDSIVRGNTQRALVRMLREAGAAEVHVRISSPPVRWPCFYGIDFATRAELIATGLGVEEIRASIGADSLGYISEDGMIGATDQPRERLCTACFTGVYPVELPSQDRLGKGLLELELPIATGQVEASDAGTVDVEGVSTGVGGGASDSLSRP, via the coding sequence GTGGCACGCGGTGACGGGCACTTGTCCCACGACCTCCTCCCCGGCGAAAAGGGCCCGCAGGACGCCTGCGGCGTCTTCGGTGTCTGGGCGCCCGGCGAGGACGTCGCCAAGCTGACCTACTTCGGGCTCTACGCGCTGCAGCACCGCGGGCAGGAGTCGGCCGGCATCGCGACCAGCGACGGCAAGCGCGTGCTGGTCTACAAGGACATGGGCCTGGTCTCCCAGGTCTTCGACGAGACGAGCCTCGGGTCCCTCAAGGGGCACCTCGCGGTCGGGCACTGCCGCTACTCCACCACCGGCGGCAGCACGTGGGAGAACGCCCAGCCGACTCTCGGCGGCACCGACCAGGGCACGGTGGCGCTGGCCCACAACGGCAACCTCATCAACTCCGCCGAGCTGCGCGACCTGCTGCAGGAGCGCAGCGGGCAGGGCTTCTCCGGCCACCTCGGCGGCGAGCTGCGCCGGGGCAACACCACCGACACCGCGCTCGTCACCGCCCTGCTCACCGACGACCCCGACCGCAGCCTGGAGGCGGCCGCGCTGGACGTCCTGCCGCGCCTGCGCGGTGCGTTCTGCTTCGTCTTCATGGACGAGCAGACGCTGTATGCCGCCCGCGACCCCCAGGGCATCCGCCCCCTCGTCCTCGGCCGCCTCGAGCGCGGCTGGGTGGTCGCCTCCGAGACCGCGGCGCTCGACATCGTCGGCGCCAGCGTGATCCGCGAGGTCGAGCCCGGCGAGCTGATCACCATCGACGCCGAGGGTCTGCGCTCGCGCCGGTTCGCCGAGCCCGAGCCCAAGGGCTGCGTCTTCGAGTACGTCTACCTGGCCCGCCCGGACACCACGATCAACGGCCGCGGCGTGCACGAGGCCCGGGTCGAGATGGGCCGGCAGCTGGCCCGGGAGCACCCGGTCGAGGCCGACATGGTCATGCCCACGCCCGAGTCCGGCACGCCGGCGGCGATCGGCTACGCCCAGGAGTCCGGCATCCCCTACGGCCAGGGCCTGGTCAAGAACTCCTACGTCGGGCGCACCTTCATCGCGCCGAGCCAGACGATCCGCCAGCTCGGCATCCGGCTCAAGCTCAACCCGCTGCGCGAGGTCATCCGTGGCAAGCGCCTGGTCGTCGTCGACGACTCGATCGTGCGCGGCAACACCCAGCGGGCGCTGGTGCGGATGCTGCGCGAGGCCGGCGCCGCCGAGGTGCACGTGCGCATCTCCAGCCCGCCGGTGCGCTGGCCCTGCTTCTACGGCATCGACTTCGCCACCCGGGCCGAGCTCATCGCCACCGGTCTCGGCGTCGAGGAGATCCGCGCCAGCATCGGCGCCGACAGCCTCGGCTACATCAGCGAGGACGGGATGATCGGCGCCACGGACCAGCCCCGCGAGCGGCTGTGCACGGCCTGCTTCACCGGGGTCTACCCCGTGGAGCTGCCCTCTCAGGACCGCCTCGGCAAGGGCCTGCTGGAGCTGGAGCTGCCCATCGCGACCGGGCAGGTCGAGGCCTCCGACGCCGGCACGGTCGACGTCGAGGGCGTCAGCACCGGCGTCGGCGGCGGCGCCTCCGACTCCCTGTCCCGCCCCTGA
- a CDS encoding DUF3073 domain-containing protein, whose amino-acid sequence MGRGRAKAKQTKVARELKYFSPDTDLSALERELHGSSYTEPERSSDVDDGEDYDDDYGKWASGQR is encoded by the coding sequence ATGGGGCGCGGCCGGGCCAAAGCCAAGCAGACGAAGGTCGCTCGGGAGCTGAAGTACTTCTCCCCCGACACTGACTTGAGCGCGCTTGAGCGAGAACTGCACGGATCGTCGTACACCGAGCCGGAGCGCAGCTCCGACGTCGACGACGGCGAGGACTACGACGACGACTACGGGAAGTGGGCGTCAGGCCAACGCTGA
- a CDS encoding sugar O-acetyltransferase: MQLVMTLTSRLNALPFDDLDARRELLAEIFGSTLPDSLSILPPFYCDYGLGASFGERVFINQGCFFLDFGGITIGDRVLIGPRVTLSTAGHPVDPDERYDFITHAPIVIEDDVWIGAAATITPGVTIGHGSVVGAGAVVAKDVPPMSVVTGTSVVERRRLKAAH, translated from the coding sequence GTGCAGCTGGTCATGACCCTGACCTCGCGCCTCAACGCGCTGCCGTTCGACGACCTCGACGCACGCAGGGAGCTGCTCGCCGAGATCTTCGGCTCGACGCTTCCTGACTCGCTGTCGATCCTGCCGCCGTTCTACTGCGACTACGGGCTCGGGGCGTCGTTCGGGGAGCGCGTGTTCATCAACCAGGGGTGCTTCTTCCTCGACTTCGGAGGCATCACCATCGGTGACCGTGTCCTGATCGGTCCCCGGGTGACCCTGAGCACCGCCGGCCACCCGGTCGACCCCGACGAGCGGTACGACTTCATCACGCACGCCCCCATCGTCATCGAGGACGACGTGTGGATCGGCGCCGCAGCCACGATCACGCCCGGTGTGACCATCGGGCACGGCTCGGTCGTCGGCGCGGGCGCCGTCGTCGCGAAGGACGTCCCCCCGATGAGCGTCGTGACCGGGACGAGCGTGGTCGAACGAAGGCGCCTGAAGGCGGCACACTGA